In Acidobacteriota bacterium, the following proteins share a genomic window:
- a CDS encoding RNA-binding protein: protein MSTKIYVGNLPFSATEDQLQQMFAAHGAVESVSVITDRETGRPRGFAFVEMSSGANEAIQTLNEKVMDGRTLKVNEARPREDRKPRW from the coding sequence ATGTCGACGAAGATCTATGTCGGAAACCTTCCCTTCAGCGCCACCGAAGATCAGCTGCAGCAGATGTTCGCCGCGCACGGTGCGGTGGAATCGGTCAGCGTGATCACCGACCGGGAAACCGGCCGGCCCCGCGGCTTCGCCTTTGTGGAGATGTCCAGCGGCGCCAACGAGGCGATCCAGACGCTGAATGAGAAGGTCATGGACGGCCGCACACTCAAGGTCAATGAAGCGCGTCCGCGGGAAGACCGCAAGCCCCGCTGGTAA
- a CDS encoding GtrA family protein, whose amino-acid sequence MTSNSTSRLWWLLKQVWQFTRFAVVGALNTGIDFAITNILVLMLQPSSGVVLFLISVVACGVATLNSYVLNRRWTFADAFGPADRAEKLKFAAVAGLSMAINTTSFLFLVRFLPRYLPPELPEWLGVPGFILVVNLAKFGGVLAAFILSFLGFRFGVFKTEAVHTFRKTFAFPAAPDRGGNVQVLAAVGLAATLRLLLVLPGAPLSGDAVVNAAAARDAVAGGWAVVEPAGLNLFTAWQALVLATGMGQVAAAVVASLVPGVLLLLPVVRITRTLYGAPAAWLAALFTAAHPRLMEYSVNGEAFSFYLCAFAAGVWALVRLARGGGLGAGTAVGAAFGLAAAVHNDGFTAFVAALPLTVGLACPSRGLLPPRGGEAGGRWLARLAVGAAAAAAFAAVMIGWVLAMPAAPGDGGLLHVTAAPVRVFTERLDLAEAARAIYGEAATAAQSVAPDRWSGWMAQVARVPQNLLYCLERTPGLLLTPVPLFLFLLPLFTGRWCLFRSDKLPLVFMMVLPVVADALLRVDTRNLLTAVVPVQIFGAAGLVAFAAYAARESRLPGLLGAVVAVILMISLGLTAWRAVDLERQYENHHRLAGWLAASVPRDEPVAGCAYGYIELTGFYSGHATVPRLWTERAEDLPADMDRRGVHWLILYEPFLRAANPTLLPALDAGVPGFRRAFVATDRRGLRAVVFERTP is encoded by the coding sequence ATGACTTCGAACAGCACATCCCGGCTCTGGTGGCTCCTCAAGCAGGTGTGGCAGTTCACCCGCTTCGCCGTGGTGGGGGCCCTCAACACCGGCATTGATTTCGCCATCACCAACATCCTGGTACTTATGCTGCAGCCGTCCAGCGGCGTCGTGCTCTTTCTCATCTCGGTGGTGGCGTGCGGCGTGGCCACCCTCAACAGCTACGTGCTGAACCGGCGCTGGACGTTCGCCGATGCCTTCGGACCAGCCGATCGGGCGGAGAAACTCAAGTTCGCGGCCGTGGCGGGACTGTCCATGGCAATCAATACGACCAGCTTCCTGTTCCTCGTCCGTTTCCTGCCCCGCTACCTGCCGCCGGAGCTGCCCGAGTGGCTGGGCGTGCCCGGATTCATCCTGGTGGTCAACCTGGCCAAGTTCGGCGGGGTGTTGGCCGCGTTCATCCTGAGCTTTCTGGGATTCCGGTTCGGCGTCTTCAAGACCGAGGCGGTCCACACGTTCCGTAAAACCTTTGCATTTCCCGCGGCGCCGGACCGCGGCGGCAACGTCCAGGTGCTGGCGGCCGTCGGGCTGGCGGCAACCCTGCGGCTGCTGCTGGTGTTGCCGGGTGCGCCACTGTCGGGCGACGCCGTGGTTAACGCGGCGGCCGCGCGCGACGCGGTGGCCGGCGGTTGGGCGGTGGTGGAGCCGGCGGGGCTCAACCTGTTCACCGCCTGGCAGGCGCTGGTGCTCGCGACGGGTATGGGCCAGGTCGCTGCGGCCGTGGTCGCCTCGCTGGTCCCGGGTGTCCTCCTGCTGCTGCCCGTGGTGCGGATCACCCGAACCCTGTACGGAGCGCCGGCGGCCTGGCTGGCGGCGCTGTTCACCGCCGCTCATCCCCGCCTGATGGAATACTCGGTCAACGGCGAAGCGTTCAGCTTCTACCTGTGCGCGTTCGCCGCCGGGGTGTGGGCGCTGGTCCGGTTGGCGCGCGGCGGAGGGCTGGGGGCCGGGACGGCGGTGGGTGCGGCGTTCGGGCTGGCCGCCGCGGTGCACAACGACGGCTTCACCGCCTTTGTGGCGGCATTGCCGCTGACTGTGGGCCTGGCCTGTCCGTCCCGCGGTCTGCTGCCCCCCCGTGGCGGCGAGGCAGGCGGACGATGGCTGGCTCGATTGGCAGTGGGTGCCGCTGCGGCCGCCGCCTTCGCCGCCGTCATGATCGGCTGGGTGCTGGCGATGCCGGCTGCGCCGGGCGACGGCGGGCTGCTCCATGTCACCGCCGCGCCGGTGCGGGTGTTCACCGAACGTCTGGACCTGGCGGAGGCGGCCCGGGCCATCTACGGCGAGGCCGCAACAGCGGCTCAGTCGGTGGCGCCGGACCGCTGGTCCGGCTGGATGGCCCAGGTTGCACGGGTTCCCCAGAACCTGCTCTACTGTTTGGAGCGGACGCCGGGTCTGCTGTTGACACCTGTCCCCCTGTTCCTGTTCCTGTTGCCGCTGTTCACCGGACGATGGTGCCTGTTCCGGTCGGACAAGCTGCCCCTGGTGTTCATGATGGTGTTGCCGGTGGTGGCCGACGCCTTGCTGCGCGTGGACACGCGCAATCTTCTGACCGCGGTGGTGCCCGTTCAGATATTCGGCGCGGCCGGGCTGGTGGCGTTCGCCGCGTATGCGGCGCGCGAGTCCAGGCTCCCGGGGCTGCTGGGCGCAGTCGTGGCCGTCATCCTGATGATTTCGCTGGGGCTCACGGCCTGGCGGGCGGTGGATTTGGAACGACAGTATGAGAACCATCACCGTCTGGCCGGCTGGCTGGCGGCGTCCGTGCCCCGCGACGAGCCCGTGGCCGGCTGTGCGTATGGCTACATCGAACTCACCGGCTTTTACTCGGGGCACGCGACGGTGCCCCGGCTCTGGACCGAACGGGCCGAGGATCTGCCGGCGGACATGGACCGCCGCGGCGTTCACTGGCTGATCCTGTACGAGCCGTTCCTGCGGGCCGCCAATCCGACTTTGTTGCCGGCGCTCGACGCGGGCGTGCCCGGCTTCCGCCGGGCATTCGTCGCCACGGACCGGCGCGGACTCCGGGCAGTGGTCTTCGAACGGACGCCCTGA
- a CDS encoding DUF1573 domain-containing protein, with the protein MVSAREIPPGGEGNIEVTLNTANRRRALMKQITVSTNDLNHPSVELIIRADIVNTLALEQTTVTFRQVNKGQQEVRYATLVGKDADQTDITAITCAHPSLRVEYSKTGFNNIAHQRIRITLPADTPIGRFSEQVILKTNHPKKPTLTMLVVGEVVGIVRAVPYRLNFSLTGVPSDVVRQVRFNSINTPFKILGVTCDVPGLKTRLEEVAPGTAYTVTVTLPAGYTGGPFAGTLVIETDLPDQKTVEVKVVGQPRRTPNPELP; encoded by the coding sequence CTGGTTTCGGCCAGGGAGATTCCCCCGGGCGGGGAAGGAAACATCGAGGTCACCCTCAACACCGCCAATCGCCGCCGGGCACTCATGAAACAGATCACCGTGTCCACCAACGATCTGAATCACCCCTCGGTGGAACTCATCATCCGCGCCGACATCGTGAACACGCTGGCCCTGGAGCAGACCACGGTCACGTTCCGCCAGGTGAACAAGGGGCAGCAGGAGGTTCGCTACGCCACCCTGGTCGGCAAGGACGCGGACCAAACCGATATCACGGCCATCACGTGCGCCCATCCGTCCTTGCGGGTGGAGTACTCAAAAACCGGTTTCAACAACATCGCCCACCAGCGTATCCGGATCACCCTGCCCGCCGACACGCCCATCGGGCGTTTCAGCGAACAAGTCATCCTGAAGACCAACCACCCTAAAAAGCCGACACTGACGATGCTGGTCGTCGGCGAGGTGGTCGGCATCGTCCGAGCCGTGCCCTATCGGCTGAATTTCTCCCTGACCGGTGTGCCGTCGGATGTTGTGCGGCAGGTCCGGTTCAACTCCATCAACACCCCGTTCAAGATACTCGGCGTCACCTGCGACGTACCCGGTCTGAAGACCCGCCTGGAGGAGGTGGCGCCCGGAACCGCCTACACCGTGACGGTCACCCTGCCGGCCGGCTACACGGGAGGGCCGTTCGCCGGAACACTGGTGATTGAAACCGATCTCCCGGACCAGAAAACCGTCGAGGTGAAAGTGGTCGGGCAACCGCGGCGGACCCCGAATCCGGAGTTGCCGTAA
- a CDS encoding DUF1573 domain-containing protein, whose amino-acid sequence MIPPTLFRPVLPIAALVLAWAGWAAAQDATTEAPTGKPQPEIRFDSLKHDFGVVEDGVTLKHVFQFKNVGQAMLIIHSVKAG is encoded by the coding sequence TTGATTCCGCCAACTCTTTTCCGCCCGGTGCTGCCGATTGCGGCGCTGGTGCTGGCCTGGGCCGGCTGGGCCGCCGCCCAGGACGCGACAACCGAGGCCCCGACGGGCAAGCCGCAGCCGGAGATCCGGTTCGACTCCCTGAAGCATGATTTCGGTGTTGTGGAAGATGGCGTCACCCTCAAGCACGTGTTTCAGTTTAAAAACGTCGGACAGGCGATGCTGATCATTCACAGCGTCAAAGCGGGTTGA
- a CDS encoding ABC transporter permease — MNWIESLRLAVVNLRQTPLRTALTTAGVMIGTGTLVCIFAFGVGLQRLTTDELLKYRVLTTIQVMPAAPVPRPADRAKPAPATPRPRLDDTAMARFRRLPGVVSASPVVQFPVEVRYGDKRRNSLGRSHDAADAESRTAYPLRCGRLFLPGANREAVITKDCAAALGFKAPAAALGRELELSFFTASAGGGAAGPLPLSAFSVARRELTVRVVGVVEPPDSLFSNPILRMEILLPLDQVRALGLLDVIALESLLRNPSAGDPYQTVEVRTARATDAARVEQTIQKMGFRTVSLISILGEMNRFFILMDAGLGALAGVSLLVACLGIVNTMIIAVLERRRDIGIMKAVGSRRADIRRLFFIEGGLIGFAGGVLGVVLGWLASLGINYLMNIYIQQQGARPADLFHLPAWLIAAAVAFATLVALAAALYPATRAARLDPVESLRHE, encoded by the coding sequence ATGAACTGGATCGAATCGTTGCGCCTGGCCGTAGTCAACCTCCGCCAGACGCCATTGCGGACGGCGCTCACAACCGCCGGCGTCATGATCGGCACCGGCACCCTTGTCTGCATCTTCGCTTTCGGCGTGGGACTCCAGCGCCTGACCACCGACGAGCTACTCAAATACCGGGTTCTGACCACCATCCAGGTCATGCCGGCCGCGCCCGTGCCACGGCCCGCCGATCGCGCCAAGCCCGCTCCGGCGACGCCGCGGCCGCGCCTCGACGACACGGCCATGGCGCGGTTCCGTCGCCTCCCCGGCGTGGTTTCGGCTTCGCCGGTGGTCCAGTTCCCCGTCGAGGTGCGATACGGCGACAAGCGCCGAAACTCCCTCGGCCGCAGCCACGATGCCGCCGACGCCGAAAGCCGGACGGCCTATCCGCTGCGATGCGGCCGCCTGTTCCTGCCGGGCGCAAACCGCGAGGCGGTGATCACAAAGGACTGCGCGGCCGCCCTTGGGTTCAAGGCCCCCGCGGCCGCGCTGGGCCGGGAGCTGGAGCTGTCTTTCTTCACGGCCTCGGCCGGCGGCGGCGCGGCGGGCCCGCTTCCCCTGTCTGCGTTCTCAGTGGCGCGGCGGGAACTCACGGTGCGCGTGGTGGGCGTCGTCGAGCCGCCGGATAGCCTGTTCAGCAATCCCATCCTCCGGATGGAAATCCTCCTGCCTCTGGACCAGGTCCGGGCGTTGGGCCTGCTGGACGTGATCGCGCTGGAAAGCCTGCTGCGCAATCCGTCCGCCGGCGACCCCTACCAGACAGTGGAGGTCCGCACCGCCCGCGCCACCGACGCCGCCCGGGTGGAACAGACGATCCAGAAGATGGGGTTCCGGACCGTCTCCCTCATCTCCATCCTGGGTGAGATGAACCGCTTCTTCATCCTGATGGACGCCGGACTGGGCGCCCTCGCCGGCGTCTCGCTCCTGGTCGCCTGCCTCGGGATCGTCAACACGATGATCATCGCGGTGCTGGAACGGCGCCGGGACATCGGCATCATGAAGGCGGTCGGCTCCCGCCGCGCCGACATCCGCCGCCTTTTCTTCATCGAGGGCGGCCTGATCGGTTTCGCCGGCGGGGTGCTCGGCGTGGTGCTCGGCTGGCTCGCGTCGCTGGGGATCAATTATCTGATGAACATTTATATCCAGCAGCAGGGCGCCCGGCCGGCCGACCTGTTCCATCTTCCCGCCTGGCTCATCGCGGCTGCCGTCGCCTTCGCCACGCTGGTGGCTCTGGCCGCGGCGTTGTACCCGGCCACCCGTGCCGCACGCCTTGATCCGGTGGAGTCGCTCCGGCACGAGTAG
- a CDS encoding transglutaminase domain-containing protein, translated as MNIKRIAAALICVVGFVTALPVPWVRGQAAAPPLLHSLPVADDDPGSIIRRFVNPLLAGGPKAATGFQSDQEHADSLGPVLEPDTPTFVHYARFSPNRANEQNLILRDGRIFVNFSYPHDPDEAPDLKIRPVDGGTRLPFIIRCLLYPRAEGQSDGSIEITFRFPIIFSPGVDVQSVLLNYRRANFRVVPGSTGDSFVLTIPVHRKELEQALRNPATPCSIYVNGSVSLKNYDTISTSRFAAVMPPLQDNSVAGIARLIASRDYRGEEERAELERLAAGIAAGSDNLYEVIRRVNRYVGTNIRYFRNSMARTPLQVIQEGLGDCDDYTRVMITLLRALGIPAKSAVGHIYDFNHLGAHAWVEVGLPLKDGDLHWMICDPTLASAAQDPDYFVQFKNRIHIYPVTVQSRVLNLPVDDSSDVFLNWTGDEKLGEVSPHVFPSIIQRFYADFVTSFTQSVGVMRTSGLNLQREFLHSNGSPFVLSDRPVPPELPKITDMRDPDILYVAPDYQPAESKIHARFQIKLSQEDDLLLDIGVIDDDFYLEAAGERRVVDALVQAYRNICQHFFQGAEYRFITDISYLRDRHNDRLQKVSLRVGRYLLERNLKETVDAIRKAGLLKGPEYVLIDRLHTLSRGKNLYLMCDQSFTGHASNGGILPMPF; from the coding sequence ATGAACATCAAGCGCATCGCGGCTGCACTCATCTGTGTGGTGGGATTCGTAACGGCGCTCCCGGTCCCATGGGTCCGCGGCCAGGCCGCCGCGCCGCCGCTCCTGCACAGTCTGCCCGTGGCCGACGACGATCCGGGCTCCATCATCCGGCGTTTCGTCAACCCGTTGCTGGCGGGCGGTCCCAAGGCCGCCACCGGCTTCCAGTCGGACCAGGAGCACGCCGATTCCCTTGGCCCGGTGCTGGAGCCGGACACGCCGACTTTCGTGCACTACGCCCGCTTCTCCCCCAACCGGGCCAACGAGCAGAACCTCATCCTGCGGGACGGGCGGATCTTCGTCAATTTCAGCTACCCGCACGATCCGGACGAGGCGCCCGATCTGAAAATCCGCCCGGTGGATGGCGGGACCCGGCTGCCCTTCATCATCCGCTGCCTGCTCTACCCCCGCGCCGAGGGGCAGTCGGACGGCTCCATCGAGATCACCTTCCGCTTTCCCATCATCTTCTCGCCCGGGGTGGACGTGCAATCGGTGCTCCTGAATTACCGCCGGGCCAACTTCCGCGTTGTCCCCGGCAGCACCGGCGACAGCTTTGTCCTGACGATCCCGGTACACCGGAAGGAACTGGAACAAGCCTTGCGCAATCCGGCCACGCCGTGCTCCATCTATGTCAACGGCTCCGTGAGCCTAAAAAATTACGACACGATCTCCACCTCGCGATTCGCCGCCGTCATGCCGCCGCTGCAGGACAACTCGGTGGCGGGGATCGCCCGGCTCATCGCCAGCCGGGATTACCGCGGTGAGGAAGAGCGGGCGGAACTGGAGCGCCTCGCCGCCGGCATCGCCGCCGGCTCTGACAACCTGTACGAGGTGATCCGTCGCGTCAACCGGTACGTCGGCACCAACATCCGCTATTTCCGGAATTCCATGGCGCGCACGCCGCTGCAGGTGATCCAGGAAGGACTGGGCGACTGCGACGACTACACCCGGGTGATGATCACACTGTTGCGGGCGCTGGGCATCCCCGCCAAGTCGGCGGTGGGGCACATCTACGATTTCAACCACCTCGGCGCCCACGCCTGGGTCGAGGTGGGGTTGCCGCTCAAGGACGGCGACCTGCACTGGATGATCTGCGATCCCACCCTGGCCAGCGCGGCGCAGGATCCGGATTACTTCGTCCAGTTCAAGAACCGAATCCACATCTATCCGGTGACGGTGCAGAGCCGCGTGCTGAACCTGCCGGTGGACGATTCCTCGGACGTCTTCCTCAACTGGACCGGCGACGAGAAGCTGGGCGAGGTCTCTCCCCACGTCTTCCCGTCCATCATCCAGCGGTTCTACGCCGATTTCGTCACCTCCTTCACCCAGTCGGTCGGCGTCATGCGCACCTCCGGCCTCAACCTGCAGCGGGAATTTCTCCATTCCAACGGCAGCCCGTTCGTCCTGTCGGACCGGCCTGTTCCGCCCGAGCTGCCCAAGATCACCGACATGCGCGACCCGGACATCCTCTACGTCGCCCCGGATTACCAGCCGGCGGAATCCAAGATCCACGCGCGGTTCCAGATCAAGCTGAGCCAGGAGGACGACCTGCTGCTGGACATCGGGGTGATCGATGATGATTTCTACCTCGAGGCCGCCGGCGAACGTCGCGTGGTTGACGCGCTGGTGCAGGCGTACCGGAACATCTGCCAGCACTTTTTTCAGGGCGCTGAGTACCGCTTCATCACGGATATCTCGTATCTCCGCGACCGGCACAACGACCGGCTGCAGAAGGTGTCGCTGCGGGTGGGCCGCTACCTGCTGGAGCGCAATCTCAAGGAGACGGTGGATGCGATCCGCAAGGCCGGGCTGCTGAAGGGGCCCGAGTATGTGCTCATCGACCGGCTGCACACGCTGTCGCGCGGCAAGAACCTCTACCTGATGTGTGACCAGAGCTTCACCGGCCATGCTAGCAACGGTGGCATCCTGCCGATGCCGTTCTGA
- a CDS encoding transketolase: MSRPACCRNFAAPTLAPEIESQLRERARRARGDILKMTTLAGCGHPGGSMSSIDLYQVLYSLAGVDPAEPRRPERDRIVISHGHTSPGVYAALGGLGFFPVDEAIAHFRQAGGPFEGHVERCVPGVEWSTGNLGQGLSAGCGMALAAEVLGLPSRVFVVMGDGEQQKGQIAEARRFAVKFGLTRLTALVDLNRLQISGETGAVMPQRIRANFESDGWRVLEIDGHDYAQIYGALRRAVRDNTHCVAILAHTVMGKGVSFMENLAKWHGQALDEAQLDQALAELGLPNDLDRYREMRRRGTAHLPAWRPPEAHVDVAAGEPRLWTADKPTDNRSAWGKALEDVASLNRPRAGATPIVVFDCDLAASVKTGGFAAAHPDRFFQCGIMEHHTAVAAGAMSTQGVQVFWADFGVFGVDETYNQQRLNDINEANLKVVCTHIGTDVGEDGKTHHAIDYLGLLHNLPGFRSVIPADPNQTDRVVRWAAGQPGNCFIGMGRSKCPPVLRTDGQPFFGPDYRFEYGRADFFRPADDAHVTVATLGALAGRAVRVADELAAEGIRVAVAGVPSPRDLDAADLATLCASGVLITYEDHHRETGLGAALAARILERDLHVRLVRLGVREYATSGTPEEILRSQGLDADSLKTVIRRLAGPAAVPADDPSSR; encoded by the coding sequence ATGAGCCGACCCGCCTGTTGCCGCAATTTCGCCGCCCCGACGCTTGCGCCCGAGATCGAAAGCCAGCTTCGGGAGCGCGCGCGCCGCGCCCGCGGCGACATCCTGAAGATGACCACCCTGGCCGGCTGCGGCCACCCGGGCGGATCCATGTCGTCCATCGATTTGTACCAGGTCCTCTACAGCCTGGCCGGCGTGGACCCGGCCGAACCCCGCCGGCCCGAACGCGACCGGATCGTCATCAGCCACGGCCACACGTCGCCGGGCGTGTACGCCGCTCTGGGCGGACTGGGATTCTTCCCGGTGGACGAAGCCATCGCCCACTTCCGCCAGGCCGGCGGACCGTTCGAGGGGCACGTGGAGCGCTGCGTACCGGGCGTGGAGTGGAGCACGGGGAATCTGGGGCAGGGGCTGTCGGCCGGCTGCGGCATGGCGCTGGCCGCCGAAGTCCTGGGGCTGCCCAGCCGTGTGTTCGTGGTCATGGGCGACGGCGAGCAGCAGAAGGGGCAGATCGCCGAAGCCCGCCGCTTTGCGGTGAAATTCGGCCTGACCCGCCTGACGGCGCTGGTGGATCTCAACCGGTTGCAGATCAGCGGCGAAACGGGCGCGGTGATGCCCCAGCGCATCCGGGCCAACTTCGAATCCGACGGCTGGCGGGTGCTGGAGATCGACGGCCACGACTACGCGCAGATCTACGGCGCGCTCCGCCGGGCCGTCCGCGACAACACGCACTGCGTGGCCATCCTGGCTCACACGGTGATGGGCAAGGGCGTGTCGTTCATGGAGAACCTGGCCAAGTGGCACGGCCAGGCGCTCGACGAGGCGCAACTGGACCAGGCGCTGGCGGAGCTCGGCCTGCCCAACGATTTGGACCGCTACCGCGAGATGCGCCGCCGCGGCACGGCCCATCTGCCGGCCTGGCGCCCGCCCGAGGCGCACGTGGATGTCGCGGCGGGCGAACCGCGGCTCTGGACCGCCGACAAACCCACCGACAACCGCAGCGCCTGGGGTAAGGCGCTGGAGGACGTCGCGTCGCTCAACCGCCCCCGCGCCGGGGCCACGCCCATCGTGGTGTTCGACTGCGATCTCGCCGCCAGCGTCAAGACCGGCGGGTTCGCTGCCGCCCACCCCGACCGGTTCTTCCAGTGCGGGATCATGGAGCACCACACCGCGGTTGCCGCCGGCGCCATGTCCACGCAGGGCGTCCAGGTGTTCTGGGCCGACTTCGGCGTGTTCGGCGTCGACGAGACGTACAACCAGCAGCGGCTCAACGATATCAACGAGGCGAACCTGAAGGTGGTCTGCACCCACATCGGCACCGACGTGGGCGAGGACGGCAAAACCCACCACGCTATCGATTATCTGGGACTGCTCCACAACCTGCCTGGCTTCCGCAGCGTCATCCCCGCCGATCCGAACCAGACGGACCGAGTGGTCCGCTGGGCCGCCGGGCAGCCGGGGAATTGCTTCATCGGGATGGGGCGGTCCAAATGTCCGCCGGTGCTTCGCACCGACGGCCAGCCGTTCTTCGGCCCCGACTACCGGTTTGAGTACGGCCGGGCCGATTTCTTCCGGCCGGCGGACGACGCCCATGTCACCGTCGCCACCTTGGGGGCCTTGGCCGGCCGGGCTGTCCGCGTGGCCGACGAACTGGCCGCCGAGGGCATCCGCGTGGCCGTGGCGGGCGTCCCGTCGCCCCGCGACCTGGACGCCGCCGACCTGGCCACCCTCTGCGCGTCCGGCGTGCTGATCACCTACGAGGATCATCATCGTGAGACCGGCCTGGGCGCTGCGCTGGCCGCCCGCATCCTGGAACGGGACCTGCACGTCCGCCTCGTGCGGCTGGGCGTGCGCGAGTATGCCACGTCGGGGACACCCGAGGAGATCTTGCGCTCCCAGGGCCTCGACGCGGACAGTCTGAAAACGGTCATCCGCCGGCTGGCGGGCCCCGCCGCCGTGCCGGCGGACGATCCGTCGAGCCGCTGA
- a CDS encoding ferritin family protein, which produces MTVEQAIITAIQYESRVHKAYADQVSWISDPAGRRIFQTLADEEQSHLDYLHHKLEQLKQTGNVPADTLPTAIPAPKQIEAAGKKMQQHVASADPTNDLQMLSNALELELKTSAFYEDMVRLLPAEGQKLFKRFVEIEQGHVAIVQAEIDSLTQNGYWFDCFEADLDGV; this is translated from the coding sequence ATGACCGTCGAACAAGCCATCATCACCGCGATCCAGTACGAGAGCCGCGTCCACAAGGCGTACGCCGATCAGGTGAGCTGGATCAGCGACCCGGCGGGCCGCCGCATCTTTCAGACGCTGGCCGACGAGGAGCAATCCCACCTCGACTACCTGCACCACAAGCTGGAGCAGCTCAAGCAGACCGGCAACGTCCCCGCCGACACCCTGCCCACCGCCATCCCGGCGCCGAAACAGATCGAGGCGGCCGGCAAAAAAATGCAGCAACACGTGGCGAGCGCTGATCCGACCAACGACCTACAGATGCTTTCCAACGCTCTGGAGCTGGAGCTGAAGACCAGCGCATTTTACGAGGACATGGTCCGCCTGCTCCCGGCCGAGGGCCAGAAGCTCTTTAAGCGCTTCGTCGAGATCGAGCAGGGCCACGTCGCCATCGTCCAGGCCGAGATCGATTCGCTGACGCAAAACGGTTACTGGTTCGACTGTTTCGAAGCTGACCTGGACGGGGTGTGA
- a CDS encoding ferritin, whose product MIKDKMLKAINEQINEEYASAYIYLSMSAFFESINLQGFAQWMRVQVREETAHGDKFFKHIVERGGRVALKAIPEPAFEWKSPLDVFQATLKHEQHITACIHKLMDLAHAEKDYAAIGLLQWFVDEQVEEEAHAEEIVQKLTMMGDAKHAIYMLDRELGARGK is encoded by the coding sequence ATGATCAAAGACAAGATGCTGAAGGCCATCAACGAGCAGATCAACGAGGAGTACGCTTCCGCCTACATCTACTTGTCCATGTCGGCGTTCTTTGAAAGTATCAACCTCCAGGGTTTCGCCCAGTGGATGCGCGTCCAGGTCAGAGAGGAAACAGCCCACGGAGACAAGTTCTTCAAGCACATCGTCGAGCGGGGCGGGCGCGTCGCCCTCAAGGCGATCCCCGAACCGGCCTTCGAGTGGAAATCGCCGCTGGACGTCTTCCAGGCCACGCTAAAGCACGAGCAGCACATCACCGCCTGCATCCACAAGCTGATGGACCTGGCCCACGCCGAGAAGGACTACGCCGCCATCGGTCTGCTGCAGTGGTTCGTCGACGAGCAGGTGGAAGAGGAAGCCCACGCCGAAGAAATCGTACAGAAACTGACGATGATGGGCGATGCCAAGCACGCCATCTACATGCTGGACCGCGAGCTCGGCGCCCGCGGCAAGTGA
- a CDS encoding bifunctional transcriptional activator/DNA repair protein Ada — protein MMLSLPDADTLYRALCDKDTRFEGIFVVGVRTTGVFCRPTCGARKPKRENVEFFASPREALLSGYRPCKLCEPLGHPGQAPPWLRPVLEAVEADPALRLPDAALRARGVDPDRVRRWFQKHHGMTFQAYLRARRITDAFGRIRHGGKVIDAAFDSGYESLSGFTESFKRTTGFAPVRSSRRGLVTVTRVRTPLGPMLAGAMPEGICFLEFVDRRTMETQLARLRRQLRVELVPGASPHFDALQRQLDEYFAGARRTFNLPLVLTGTPFQRRVWAALLEIPYGATRAYADQAAAVGAPRAVRAVARANGDNRVSIIVPCHRVIGRDGALTGYGGGLWRKRFLLDLEAGRRAAMPAEGPARRREGKP, from the coding sequence ATGATGCTATCCCTGCCTGACGCGGACACGCTGTACCGCGCCCTGTGCGACAAGGACACCCGGTTCGAGGGGATTTTTGTGGTCGGCGTGCGGACCACCGGCGTCTTCTGCCGGCCCACCTGCGGCGCGCGGAAGCCGAAGCGTGAGAACGTCGAGTTTTTCGCCTCGCCCCGCGAGGCACTGCTTTCGGGCTACCGTCCCTGCAAGCTGTGTGAGCCGCTGGGGCACCCGGGCCAGGCGCCGCCCTGGCTGCGGCCCGTGCTCGAGGCGGTCGAGGCGGACCCTGCCCTGCGGCTGCCCGACGCGGCCCTGCGGGCACGGGGAGTCGATCCGGATCGGGTGCGCCGCTGGTTCCAGAAGCACCACGGGATGACCTTCCAGGCCTATCTGCGCGCCCGGCGGATCACGGACGCCTTCGGGCGGATCCGCCACGGCGGCAAAGTCATTGATGCGGCGTTTGACTCCGGTTACGAGTCGCTGAGCGGCTTCACCGAATCGTTCAAGCGGACCACCGGCTTTGCGCCCGTGCGCAGCTCCCGGCGCGGCCTGGTCACGGTGACGCGTGTCCGGACCCCCCTGGGGCCCATGCTGGCGGGGGCGATGCCGGAGGGAATCTGCTTCCTGGAGTTCGTTGACCGGCGGACGATGGAAACCCAGCTGGCGCGCCTTCGCCGGCAACTACGGGTGGAGCTGGTGCCGGGCGCCAGTCCGCATTTCGACGCGCTCCAGCGTCAGCTGGACGAGTATTTCGCCGGCGCCCGGCGGACATTCAACCTGCCGCTGGTCCTGACGGGCACGCCGTTCCAGCGGCGGGTGTGGGCGGCGCTCCTGGAAATTCCCTACGGCGCCACCCGCGCCTACGCCGATCAGGCGGCGGCCGTCGGAGCGCCGCGGGCGGTGCGGGCCGTGGCCAGGGCCAACGGCGACAACCGTGTCTCCATCATCGTGCCGTGCCACCGCGTCATCGGCCGGGACGGCGCGTTGACGGGCTACGGCGGTGGCCTGTGGCGCAAGCGGTTTCTCCTCGATCTCGAGGCCGGCCGCCGCGCGGCGATGCCCGCCGAAGGACCGGCGCGCCGCCGGGAGGGAAAGCCGTGA